One window of the Magnolia sinica isolate HGM2019 chromosome 19, MsV1, whole genome shotgun sequence genome contains the following:
- the LOC131234983 gene encoding aldehyde oxidase GLOX-like: MENRAFFLFFFSLFLPLLFSTIPFLSLYQQLPATGEWRLLQKSIGISAMHMQLIYTNQVVMFDRTDFGPSNLYFPDGRCRLDPNDTALKIDCTAHSLIYDVQSNTVRPLTVQTDTWCSSGSVLPNGTFVQTGGYNDGERVVRTFSPCVGGPLFQDCDWIEKPHYLSVRRWYATNQILQDGRLIIVGGRRQFSYEFFPRSASEPANYSLGFLKETRDVDENNLYPFLHLLPDGNLFIFANDRAVRFDYVNNRVVRKYPPIPGRDPRNYPSSGSSVLLPLHLDDIDGVDGLIAEVMVCGGAPRGAFKRAEKGTFLPALSSCGRLRVTDLEPQWEMEEMPMARVMGDMLLLPTGDVLIINGAANGTSGWELGRNPITRPVLYHPSDPVGHRFQILSPSPIARLYHSSAVVLPDGRILVGGSNPHMRYNFTGVDYPTELSIEAFSPPYLDMQYARFRPQISFTVPHQFISYGQPITVNFVLTSYMQQSGLSVTMLAPSFTTHSIAMNQRLLVLNVTGVVQASALNYQVNAIGPPTAAIAPPGYYMLFVVHAGVPSPGIWVRMQ; this comes from the coding sequence ATGGAAAATCGTgcgttcttcctcttcttcttctccctcttccTACCTCTCCTCTTTTCAACAATCCCTTTCCTATCCCTATACCAACAGCTTCCCGCCACAGGCGAATGGCGCCTCCTGCAGAAGAGCATTGGCATCTCAGCCATGCACATGCAGCTCATCTACACCAACCAAGTCGTCATGTTCGACCGCACCGATTTCGGACCGTCCAATCTCTATTTCCCCGACGGTCGATGCCGATTGGACCCCAACGATACCGCCCTCAAGATCGACTGCACTGCACACTCCCTCATATACGACGTTCAATCCAACACCGTTCGCCCTCTCACCGTCCAGACTGACACGTGGTGCTCATCCGGCTCCGTTCTTCCCAACGGCACCTTCGTCCAGACAGGCGGATACAATGACGGGGAACGCGTGGTCCGTACCTTTTCCCCATGTGTGGGTGGCCCACTATTTCAAGATTGCGATTGGATCGAGAAGCCCCACTATCTTTCTGTCCGTCGCTGGTATGCCACAAATCAGATTCTGCAAGATGGACGGTTGATAATCGTCGGCGGACGTCGACAATTCAGTTATGAATTCTTTCCAAGGAGCGCCTCTGAGCCAGCAAATTACTCGCTTGGGTTCTTGAAAGAGACACGGGACGTCGACGAGAACAATCTCTACCCGTTCCTGCACCTGCTACCGGACGGAAATCTATTCATCTTTGCAAATGATCGTGCGGTCAGATTCGATTACGTGAACAATCGTGTGGTCAGGAAGTATCCACCTATCCCGGGGCGGGACCCACGGAATTACCCCAGCTCTGGATCATCCGTACTTCTCCCGCTgcatcttgatgatatcgatggtgTCGATGGCCTGATAGCCGAGGTGATGGTATGCGGCGGGGCGCCACGTGGCGCATTCAAGCGGGCCGAGAAGGGAACATTCTTGCCAGCTTTATCAAGCTGTGGACGGCTGAGAGTCACTGATCTTGAGCCCCAGTGGGAAATGGAAGAAATGCCGATGGCCCGAGTCATGGGAGATATGCTGCTGCTCCCAACGGGCGATGTCTTGATCATAAATGGTGCAGCCAATGGCACGTCCGGGTGGGAGCTGGGGCGGAACCCGATCACCAGACCTGTTCTTTATCATCCATCTGATCCAGTGGGCCACCGGTTCCAGATCCTAAGTCCATCGCCAATCGCTAGACTATACCATTCATCAGCTGTCGTGCTTCCCGACGGTCGGATCCTCGTTGGAGGCAGCAACCCTCATATGCGTTACAACTTCACTGGCGTAGATTACCCGACAGAGCTCAGCATCGAAGCGTTTTCGCCGCCCTACCTCGATATGCAATACGCTCGGTTTCGGCCACAGATCTCATTCACTGTGCCCCACCAATTCATATCGTATGGCCAACCGATCACCGTCAATTTTGTATTGACGTCCTACATGCAGCAATCTGGACTGTCTGTTACAATGCTGGCCCCGTCATTCACAACGCATTCTATCGCGATGAATCAGAGATTGCTGGTGTTGAATGTGACAGGAGTGGTGCAGGCATCGGCCTTGAACTATCAGGTGAACGCAATTGGACCGCCAACGGCTGCGATCGCACCGCCTGGTTACTACATGCTGTTTGTTGTGCATGCAGGGGTGCCCAGCCCTGGCATATGGGTGAGGATGCAGtga